Proteins co-encoded in one Epinephelus moara isolate mb chromosome 11, YSFRI_EMoa_1.0, whole genome shotgun sequence genomic window:
- the LOC126398056 gene encoding protein adenylyltransferase SelO-like isoform X2, with product MQSSYKVLAFALVAASSFTSVHVLEFCRSTDSDCHSHDSTASDNQLSLHTVKSRWNISVSNLLKDLDQFRVSCKKLIEAFLIDEVDGNFARSVKNCIFSRSIPTPLKGRLRLAAASKDVIEGILDLDVAVTQSDDFLHYASGGRLLSGSVPLAHRYGGHQFGYWAGQLGDGRAHSLGQYTNRRGEVWELQLKGSGKTPYSRSGDGRAVIRSSVREFLCSEAMHFLGIPTSRAASIIVSDDPVKRDQFYNGNVKTERGAVVLRLAKSWFRIGSLEILAQSGEINLLRKLVDFVIDEYFFSISQDDPDKYLVFYSTVVNETAHLIARWMSVGFAHGVCNTDNFSLLSITIDYGPFGFMESYNPNFVPNTSDDEGRYSIGAQANVGLFNLEKLLLALSPVLSTNQQKEFQPAAETKGKSCRLLVERGSQTQTGMYSCQIRRRLIVLHGARTAYRRQRSPTPGPIMSSSWCHDCPKVPEQPNCGSTQG from the exons ATGCAGAGCTCCTACAAAGTATTAGCCTTTGCTCTGGTAGCAGCATCcagcttcacatctgtacatgTTCTGGAGTTCTGCCGAAGTACTGACAGTGACTGCCATAGTCATGACAGTACAGCTTCGGACAACCAGCTGTCACTGCACACTGTCAAATCCAGGTGGAACATTAGTGTTTCAAACCTTTTAAAGGACCTGGACCAATTCAGAGTGTCCTGCAAGAAGCTAATAG AAGCATTTCTGATTGACGAGGTTGATGGCAACTTTGCTCGCTCTGTAAAGAACTGCATATTCTCCAGATCCATTCCAACCCCACTGAAAGGCCGGTTAAGACTGGCAGCAGCTTCTAAG GACGTCATCGAGGGGATTTTAGATTTAGACGTGGCTGTAACTCAGTCAGATGATTTCCTGCATTACGCAAGCGGTGGCAGACTGCTGTCAGGATCTGTACCACTTGCTCACAGATATGGAGGTCATCAG TTTGGGTACTGGGCAGGTCAGCTGGGCGATGGTCGAGCACATTCCCTTGGTCAGTATACCAACAG GAGAGGAGAAGTATGGGAACTGCAGCTTAAAGGCTCTGGCAAGACGCCTTATTCAAG GTCAGGAGATGGTCGAGCTGTGATCCGCTCTTCTGTAAGGGAGTTCCTGTGCAGTGAAGCCATGCATTTCCTGGGTATTCCAACCAGCAGGGCTGCCAG TATAATTGTCAGTGACGATCCGGTGAAGAGGGATCAATTCTACAACGGCAACGTGAAGACAGAGAGGG GAGCCGTTGTTCTCCGGTTAGCCAAGTCATGGTTTCGGATCGGATCTTTGGAAATTTTGGCTCAAAGTGGAGAGATCAATCTCCTGAG AAAGCTGGTGGACTTTGTGAttgatgaatattttttttcaatcagtCAAGATGATCCAGATAAATATTTG gtGTTTTATTCCACAGTTGTAAATGAAACAGCACATCTGATTGCCAGGTGGATGTCAGTTGGGTTTGCACATG GTGTGTGCAACACAGATAACTTCAGCCTTCTGTCTATAACCATCGACTACGGACCATTTGGCTTCATGGAGTCGTATAACCCCA ATTTTGTCCCCAACACATCAGATGATGAGGGCAGATACAGCATAGGAGCTCAGGCCAACGTCGGACTGTTTAACCTTGAGAAGCTCTTGCTGGCTCTCAGTCCTGTGCTATCTACGAACCAGCAGAAAGA atttcaaccagcagcagaaactaaaggcaaatcctgccggttgttggttgaacgggggtcacagacacagacgggaatgtattcctgtcaaatacggcggaggctcatagtgctgcACGGTGCAagaacggcttaccggcgacagagaagtccgactccaggtccaataatgtcctcttcttggtgtcatgactgcccaaaagtacctgaacagccgaactgtggcagcacacag ggctaa
- the LOC126398056 gene encoding protein adenylyltransferase SelO-like isoform X1, with translation MQSSYKVLAFALVAASSFTSVHVLEFCRSTDSDCHSHDSTASDNQLSLHTVKSRWNISVSNLLKDLDQFRVSCKKLIEAFLIDEVDGNFARSVKNCIFSRSIPTPLKGRLRLAAASKDVIEGILDLDVAVTQSDDFLHYASGGRLLSGSVPLAHRYGGHQFGYWAGQLGDGRAHSLGQYTNRRGEVWELQLKGSGKTPYSRSGDGRAVIRSSVREFLCSEAMHFLGIPTSRAASIIVSDDPVKRDQFYNGNVKTERGAVVLRLAKSWFRIGSLEILAQSGEINLLRKLVDFVIDEYFFSISQDDPDKYLVFYSTVVNETAHLIARWMSVGFAHGVCNTDNFSLLSITIDYGPFGFMESYNPNFVPNTSDDEGRYSIGAQANVGLFNLEKLLLALSPVLSTNQQKEAKIILKGYGDIYQMRIHQLFKAKLGLLGEEEDDAYLIAFLLKMMEDTQTDFTMTFRQLSEVSARQLHNRNFTQMWAFEDLSSHKLFSDWLSMYLLRLNRQQNDSDLDRQHRMKNINPRYVLRNWMAESAIRKAEVNDFSEVELLHHILSFPFVTQETAEEAGYAARPPLWAKRLKVSCSS, from the exons ATGCAGAGCTCCTACAAAGTATTAGCCTTTGCTCTGGTAGCAGCATCcagcttcacatctgtacatgTTCTGGAGTTCTGCCGAAGTACTGACAGTGACTGCCATAGTCATGACAGTACAGCTTCGGACAACCAGCTGTCACTGCACACTGTCAAATCCAGGTGGAACATTAGTGTTTCAAACCTTTTAAAGGACCTGGACCAATTCAGAGTGTCCTGCAAGAAGCTAATAG AAGCATTTCTGATTGACGAGGTTGATGGCAACTTTGCTCGCTCTGTAAAGAACTGCATATTCTCCAGATCCATTCCAACCCCACTGAAAGGCCGGTTAAGACTGGCAGCAGCTTCTAAG GACGTCATCGAGGGGATTTTAGATTTAGACGTGGCTGTAACTCAGTCAGATGATTTCCTGCATTACGCAAGCGGTGGCAGACTGCTGTCAGGATCTGTACCACTTGCTCACAGATATGGAGGTCATCAG TTTGGGTACTGGGCAGGTCAGCTGGGCGATGGTCGAGCACATTCCCTTGGTCAGTATACCAACAG GAGAGGAGAAGTATGGGAACTGCAGCTTAAAGGCTCTGGCAAGACGCCTTATTCAAG GTCAGGAGATGGTCGAGCTGTGATCCGCTCTTCTGTAAGGGAGTTCCTGTGCAGTGAAGCCATGCATTTCCTGGGTATTCCAACCAGCAGGGCTGCCAG TATAATTGTCAGTGACGATCCGGTGAAGAGGGATCAATTCTACAACGGCAACGTGAAGACAGAGAGGG GAGCCGTTGTTCTCCGGTTAGCCAAGTCATGGTTTCGGATCGGATCTTTGGAAATTTTGGCTCAAAGTGGAGAGATCAATCTCCTGAG AAAGCTGGTGGACTTTGTGAttgatgaatattttttttcaatcagtCAAGATGATCCAGATAAATATTTG gtGTTTTATTCCACAGTTGTAAATGAAACAGCACATCTGATTGCCAGGTGGATGTCAGTTGGGTTTGCACATG GTGTGTGCAACACAGATAACTTCAGCCTTCTGTCTATAACCATCGACTACGGACCATTTGGCTTCATGGAGTCGTATAACCCCA ATTTTGTCCCCAACACATCAGATGATGAGGGCAGATACAGCATAGGAGCTCAGGCCAACGTCGGACTGTTTAACCTTGAGAAGCTCTTGCTGGCTCTCAGTCCTGTGCTATCTACGAACCAGCAGAAAGA ggctaaaattattttgaaaggaTATGGTGATATTTATCAGATGAG GATTCATCAGCTATTTAAAGCTAAACTGGGGCTTCTaggtgaagaggaggatgatgcCTATCTAATTGCCTTCCTGCTTAAG ATGATGgaggacacacaaacagacttcACCATGACCTTCAGGCAGCTCAGCGAAGTTTCAGCCCGGCAGCTTCACAACAGGAACTTCACACAG ATGTGGGCTTTTGAAGACTTGTCCTCCCACAAGCTCttctctgattggctcagcATGTACCTGCTCCGGCTCAACAG ACAACAAAATGATAGTGATTTGGATCGTCAACACAGGATGAAAA ATATAAATCCTAGATATGTGCTGAGGAACTGGATGGCAGAGTCTGCTATACGTAAAGCTGAGGTGAATGATTTTTCGGAG GTGGAGCTGCTGCACCATATATTGTCCTTTCCCTTTGTTACACAAGAGACTGCAGAGGAGGCAGGCTATGCAGCAAGACCTCCTCTGTGGGCTAAGAGGTTAAAGGTCAGCTGTTCCTCCTGA
- the pdss1 gene encoding decaprenyl-diphosphate synthase subunit 1 gives MACPWLRQCWRLSVNCTGTSVFETLWHSNGRSVSFSTFSLGRTSWSSGAGNEGHPSALSTQINPQTLNFTTCLTRHKSRLLNPTLQSCCCRKSVHSDAKPKDPFTLAQKDLTNLYDDIRKEMFVPKEELKSLLDYYFDGKGKAIRPMIVVLMARALNIHSNRSGDLIPGQRAIAMITEMIHTASLVHDDVIDGSDKRRGKRTINEVWGEKKAILAGDFIISAASIAMARVGNNTVVKVFSQVIEDLVRGEFMQLGSKENENERFKHYLEKTFKKTASLIANSCKAVCVLVNSDPEVHEIAYQYGKNVGIAFQLVDDVLDFTSGAGHLGKPSAADLKLGLATGPVLFACQQFPELHAMIMRRFSSKGDVDRAWQYVLQSDGVQQTKYLAQRYGQEAIRQISMLQPSAERDALIRLTEMVLTRDK, from the exons ATGGCGTGCCCATGGTTAAGGCAATGCTGGCGGCTTTCTGTAAACTGTACAGGCACGAGTGTATTTGAAACGTTGTGGCATTCTAATGGCAGGTCGGTGTCGTTCTCCACGTTCTCTTTAGGACGGACATCCTGGAGCTCCGGGGCGGGGAACGAG GGGCATCCGTCGGCACTATCAACACAGATAAACCCccaaactttaaactttaccACATGTCTCACCAG ACACAAGTCACGGTTGCTGAACCCCACACTACAATCATGCTGCTGCAGAAAGAGCGTACACAGTGATGCAAAGCCGAAGGACCCCTTCACATTAGCCCAGAAAGATTTAACAAATTTATATGATGACATCAGAAAG GAAATGTTTGTACCCAAAGAAGAGCTGAAGTCTCTGCTTGACTACTACTTTGATGGCAAAGGCAAAGCCATCCGACCAATGATAGTTGTCCTAATGGCCCGGGCGCTCAACATCCACAGCAACAGATCTGG AGATCTGATCCCAGGTCAGAGGGCCATTGCTATGATCACCGAAATGATTCACACTGCCAGCCTGGTGCATGACGACGTTATAGACGGATCCGATAAACGAAGGGGAAAAAGAACAATCAATGAAGTGTGGGGTGAAAAAAAG gCAATCTTAGCTGGAGATTTCATCATCTCAGCTGCCTCTATAGCCATGGCTCGAGTCGGTAACAACACAGTGGTGAAAGTGTTCTCCCAGGTGATAGAGGACCTGGTGCGAG GTGAATTCATGCAGCTGGGCTCCAAAGAGAACGAGAACGAGCGATTTAAACACTACCTCGAGAAAACCTTCAAGAAGACGGCGAGTCTTATTGCAAACAGCTGTAAAGCA GTATGCGTTCTAGTAAATTCTGATCCTGAAGTTCATGAAATAGCCTACCAGTATGGGAAGAATGTTGGCATCGCATTTCAG CTGGTGGATGATGTCTTAGACTTCACATCAGGAGCTGGTCACCTGGGGAAGCCCTCGGCTGCAGATCTCAAACTGGGCTTGGCCACTGGACCGGTCCTGTTTGCTTGTCAACAG TTTCCTGAGCTCCATGCAATGATCATGAGACGTTTCAGCTCTAAAGGAGACGTAGATCGAGCCTGGCAGTACGTCCTTCAG AGCGACGGCGTGCAACAGACCAAATACCTGGCCCAGCGCTACGGTCAAGAAGCCATCAGGCAGATCAGTATGCTCCAGCCGTCGGCAGAGAGAGACGCCCTCATCAGGCTCACTGAGATGGTGCTTACCAGAGACAAGTGA